In Oryzihumus leptocrescens, the following are encoded in one genomic region:
- the thrS gene encoding threonine--tRNA ligase, with protein MPADITVVIAGSERSVAAGTTAGDLFEGDKAVVVARVGGELRDLAHVLADGDVVEPVTVDSEDGLAVLRHSAAHVLAQAVQEVNPKARLGIGPPIRDGFYYDFDVEEPFTPEDLKALEKVMQRIINEGQTFSRRPVSDDAARAELADEPYKLELIGLKGGAAEAAEGASAEVGAGELTIYDNHRRDGELAWRDLCRGPHLPNTKILGNAFKLMRSAAAYWRGSEKNPQLQRVYGTAWPTKDDLKAYLDRLAEAEKRDHRRLGSELDLFSFPEELGSGLPVFHPKGGVIKREMEDYVRRRHIEEGFEYVGTPHISKEQLFHTSGHLPYYEEGMFAAFDVDGTDYRLKAMNCPMHNLIYRSRGRSYRELPLRLFEFGHVYRNEKSGVVHGLTRVRGFAQDDSHSYVTAEQAPGEVKHLLDFVLSLLRDFGMDDYYLELSTRETEGEKKDKFIGSDEQWELATEVLRDVATESGLELVMDPGGAAYYGPKISVQARDAIGRTWQMSTIQYDFNQPERFGLEYQAADGSRQQPVMIHSAKFGSIERFLGVLTEHYAGAFPVWLSPVQVLGIPVAEEYNDYLSGVLDRLKEKGIRVELDASDDRFPKKIRNASKSKVPFVLIAGEDDRAAGAVSFRYRDGSQKNGVPVEDAIAEVVTAVETRAQV; from the coding sequence GTGCCTGCCGACATCACCGTGGTCATCGCTGGAAGCGAGCGATCGGTCGCGGCGGGCACGACGGCCGGTGACCTGTTCGAGGGCGACAAGGCCGTCGTCGTCGCCCGGGTGGGCGGCGAGCTGCGCGACCTCGCGCACGTGCTGGCCGACGGCGACGTCGTCGAGCCGGTGACTGTCGACTCCGAGGACGGCCTGGCCGTGCTGCGCCACTCCGCGGCCCACGTGCTGGCCCAGGCGGTGCAGGAGGTCAACCCCAAGGCCAGGCTGGGCATCGGCCCGCCGATCCGCGACGGCTTCTACTACGACTTCGACGTCGAGGAGCCGTTCACCCCCGAGGACCTCAAGGCCCTCGAGAAGGTCATGCAGCGGATCATCAACGAGGGCCAGACCTTCTCGCGCCGGCCGGTGTCCGACGACGCGGCCCGCGCCGAACTGGCCGACGAGCCCTACAAGCTCGAGCTGATCGGGCTCAAGGGCGGCGCGGCCGAGGCGGCCGAGGGCGCCTCGGCCGAGGTCGGTGCCGGCGAGCTGACCATCTACGACAACCACCGCCGCGACGGCGAGCTGGCCTGGCGTGACCTGTGCCGCGGCCCGCACCTGCCCAACACCAAGATCCTGGGCAACGCGTTCAAGCTGATGCGTTCCGCGGCCGCCTACTGGCGCGGGTCGGAGAAGAACCCGCAGCTGCAGCGCGTCTACGGCACCGCCTGGCCGACCAAGGACGACCTCAAGGCCTACCTCGACCGGCTCGCCGAGGCCGAGAAGCGTGACCACCGCAGGCTCGGCAGCGAGCTCGACCTGTTCTCCTTCCCCGAGGAGCTCGGCTCCGGTCTGCCGGTGTTCCACCCCAAGGGCGGGGTCATCAAGCGCGAGATGGAGGACTACGTCCGCCGTCGGCACATCGAGGAGGGCTTCGAGTACGTCGGCACCCCCCACATCTCCAAGGAGCAGCTGTTCCACACCTCCGGACACCTGCCGTACTACGAGGAGGGCATGTTCGCGGCGTTCGACGTCGACGGCACGGACTACCGCCTCAAGGCGATGAACTGCCCGATGCACAACCTCATCTACCGCTCCCGGGGCCGCTCCTACCGTGAGCTGCCCCTGCGGCTGTTCGAGTTCGGGCACGTCTACCGCAACGAGAAGTCGGGTGTCGTCCACGGCCTGACCCGGGTGCGCGGGTTCGCCCAGGACGACTCTCACTCCTACGTCACCGCCGAGCAGGCGCCGGGCGAGGTCAAGCACCTGCTCGACTTCGTCCTGTCGCTGCTGCGCGACTTCGGGATGGACGACTACTACCTCGAGCTGTCGACCCGCGAGACCGAGGGCGAGAAGAAGGACAAGTTCATCGGCTCCGACGAGCAGTGGGAGCTGGCGACCGAGGTGCTGCGCGACGTCGCGACCGAGTCCGGCCTCGAGCTGGTCATGGACCCCGGCGGCGCCGCCTACTACGGCCCCAAGATCTCGGTCCAGGCCCGTGACGCGATCGGGCGCACCTGGCAGATGTCGACCATCCAGTACGACTTCAACCAGCCCGAGCGCTTCGGCCTGGAGTACCAGGCAGCCGACGGCTCGCGCCAGCAGCCGGTGATGATCCACTCGGCCAAGTTCGGCTCGATCGAGCGGTTCCTGGGTGTGCTCACCGAGCACTACGCAGGGGCGTTCCCGGTGTGGCTCTCGCCGGTGCAGGTGCTGGGCATCCCGGTCGCCGAGGAGTACAACGACTACCTCTCGGGCGTGCTGGACCGCTTGAAGGAGAAGGGGATCCGCGTCGAGCTGGACGCCTCCGACGACCGCTTCCCGAAGAAGATCCGCAACGCCAGCAAGTCCAAGGTCCCGTTCGTGCTCATCGCCGGCGAGGACGACCGGGCGGCCGGTGCGGTCTCCTTCCGCTACCGCGACGGCTCGCAGAAGAACGGCGTGCCGGTCGAGGACGCCATCGCCGAGGTCGTCACCGCTGTGGAGACCCGCGCCCAGGTCTGA
- a CDS encoding GNAT family N-acetyltransferase, whose product MSLQLDPMTEAEVDDYRVRSEEGYVRQRVDLGGEDEGDARRIAAEQMAEYFPEGRPGEGHHLFLARDGETGEVAGQLWLHERPHAVGTAVWVFDVEVAQAHRGKGLGRELMTWAEGWARDRGAAEIGLNVFGGNTVARALYGSLGYAETAVNMAKKLMP is encoded by the coding sequence GTGAGCCTGCAGCTGGACCCGATGACCGAGGCCGAGGTCGACGACTACCGGGTCCGGTCCGAGGAGGGCTACGTGCGCCAGCGCGTGGACCTCGGCGGGGAGGACGAGGGCGACGCCCGGCGCATCGCCGCCGAGCAGATGGCCGAGTACTTCCCCGAAGGCCGGCCGGGGGAGGGTCACCACCTGTTCCTCGCCCGCGACGGCGAGACCGGCGAGGTGGCCGGTCAGCTGTGGCTGCACGAGCGCCCGCACGCCGTCGGCACCGCGGTGTGGGTCTTCGACGTGGAGGTGGCCCAGGCGCACCGCGGCAAGGGGCTGGGGCGCGAGCTGATGACCTGGGCCGAGGGCTGGGCGCGGGACCGCGGTGCGGCCGAGATCGGGCTCAACGTCTTCGGCGGCAACACCGTGGCCCGGGCGCTGTACGGCTCGCTGGGCTACGCCGAGACCGCGGTGAACATGGCCAAGAAGCTGATGCCGTGA
- a CDS encoding TIGR02611 family protein has protein sequence MSHDADHDTPIEADDWAWRRRIRSNPHSRRIYRIAVALVGAAITVGGLVLVPAPGPGWLIVFLGLAVLASEFAWAQRLLHHARRRLDAWTDWLKLQPWWVKVAVSLLTCAFVLAVVYAYLLWQGPPGLLPDSWEHWLESTLGL, from the coding sequence GTGAGCCACGACGCCGACCACGACACTCCCATCGAGGCCGACGACTGGGCCTGGCGCCGCCGGATCCGCTCGAACCCGCACTCCCGCCGCATCTACCGGATCGCCGTGGCACTCGTCGGTGCCGCGATCACGGTCGGGGGCCTGGTGCTCGTCCCGGCCCCCGGCCCGGGGTGGCTCATCGTGTTCCTCGGCCTGGCCGTGCTCGCCTCGGAGTTCGCCTGGGCCCAGCGGCTGCTGCACCACGCCCGCCGGCGGCTCGACGCCTGGACCGACTGGCTCAAGCTCCAGCCCTGGTGGGTCAAGGTCGCGGTCTCGCTGCTGACGTGCGCGTTCGTGCTGGCCGTCGTCTACGCCTACCTGCTCTGGCAGGGCCCGCCGGGGCTGCTCCCGGACTCCTGGGAGCACTGGCTGGAGAGCACGCTGGGGCTGTGA
- a CDS encoding YciI family protein, with the protein MKQYLLSIYQPDGPIPSADVLEKVGRELHALNEDIKAAGSWVFTGGLHDPASATVVRVRGGEVLTTDGPYVEGKEHLGGLWVVNAPDLDVALGWAERASRATTLPIEVRPFHDRAEY; encoded by the coding sequence GCCCGACGGCCCCATCCCCTCCGCCGACGTGCTCGAGAAGGTCGGCCGCGAGCTGCACGCGCTCAACGAGGACATCAAGGCCGCAGGCTCATGGGTCTTCACCGGCGGCCTGCACGACCCCGCCAGCGCGACCGTCGTGCGTGTCCGCGGCGGCGAGGTCCTCACGACCGACGGCCCCTACGTCGAGGGCAAGGAGCACCTCGGCGGCCTCTGGGTGGTCAACGCCCCCGACCTCGACGTCGCGCTCGGGTGGGCGGAGCGGGCGTCCCGCGCCACCACCTTGCCGATCGAGGTGCGCCCCTTCCACGACCGTGCCGAGTACTGA
- a CDS encoding aminotransferase class IV, with amino-acid sequence MSNDVRVWVNGQRVDAGAPSIAALDHGVTVGDGVFETAKVADGAVFALTRHSRRLDRSLAGLGLPAADHDLIAKGIEDVLSGEPIAFGRLRWSVTGGAGPLGSDRDESALTYIVTAGAQPLPPASCKVVTVPWTRNERSATVGLKTTSYAENVVALAYAKERGGLEAIFANTRGELCEGTGSNVFVVVDGEVLTPPVESGLLPGITRGLVIEWCREAGIPVREATLPMDLLTTADEVFITSSTKDVLPVHAVDGRELPVGPVTQAAADVFARLSRERNDP; translated from the coding sequence ATGAGCAACGACGTGCGCGTGTGGGTCAACGGGCAGCGGGTGGACGCCGGTGCGCCCTCGATCGCGGCCCTGGACCACGGGGTGACCGTGGGGGACGGGGTGTTCGAGACGGCCAAGGTCGCCGACGGGGCGGTGTTCGCGCTGACCCGGCACTCCCGGCGCCTCGACCGGTCGCTGGCCGGCCTGGGCCTGCCGGCCGCCGACCACGACCTCATCGCCAAGGGCATCGAGGACGTGCTCTCCGGCGAGCCGATCGCGTTCGGGCGCCTGCGCTGGAGCGTCACGGGGGGAGCGGGGCCGCTGGGGTCCGACCGCGACGAGTCGGCCCTGACCTACATCGTCACCGCCGGCGCCCAGCCGCTGCCCCCGGCGTCCTGCAAGGTCGTCACCGTGCCGTGGACCCGCAACGAGCGCAGCGCGACGGTTGGCCTGAAGACCACGTCGTACGCCGAGAACGTCGTCGCGCTGGCCTACGCCAAGGAGCGTGGCGGGCTGGAGGCGATCTTCGCCAACACGCGCGGCGAGCTGTGCGAGGGCACCGGGTCCAACGTGTTCGTCGTCGTGGACGGCGAGGTGCTCACCCCACCGGTGGAGTCCGGGCTGCTGCCGGGCATCACCCGCGGGCTGGTCATCGAGTGGTGCCGGGAGGCGGGCATCCCGGTGCGCGAGGCGACGCTGCCGATGGACCTGCTCACCACCGCCGACGAGGTCTTCATCACCTCCTCCACCAAGGACGTCCTGCCCGTGCACGCCGTCGACGGGCGCGAGCTGCCCGTCGGCCCGGTGACGCAGGCCGCCGCCGACGTCTTCGCCCGACTGTCCCGCGAGAGGAACGACCCGTGA
- a CDS encoding TIGR03118 family protein: MLSSPWTLRGSVPARRAVMAAGALALALATAALPVAHAGAPTDRFRQLNLVADTSGHARLTDHDLVNAWGLSAGPTTPVWVSDNGSDRATLYTGAQPGKSVSKVPLTVTIPGGAPTGNLFNPTTSFVLHGGGRSGPARFVFAGEGGDLTAWNLTGDTSHAVEVAHPANTVWKGIALLQRPGHPVLLLANFHSGRVDVYDGAFHKVTSAGQFSPVGVPAGYAPFNVAVLGGRVYVSYAKQDSARHDDVAGAGNGFVNVYDRSGHFVRQLLHRGFLNSPWGLAIAPDGFGSLAGDLLVGNFGDGRIHAVDPRTGHLEATLRGSNGSPLVIDGLWGLLPGNGTAGARSDVWFSAGPGSEAHGLLGILRSQG, translated from the coding sequence ATGTTGTCGAGCCCCTGGACCCTGCGCGGGTCCGTACCGGCCCGGCGTGCCGTCATGGCCGCCGGCGCCCTGGCCCTGGCCCTGGCCACGGCGGCCCTGCCCGTGGCCCACGCCGGCGCGCCCACCGACCGCTTCCGCCAGCTGAACCTCGTCGCCGACACCTCCGGCCACGCACGCCTCACCGACCACGACCTCGTCAACGCGTGGGGCCTGTCGGCCGGGCCGACCACGCCGGTCTGGGTGTCGGACAACGGCAGCGACCGTGCCACGCTCTACACGGGCGCCCAGCCCGGCAAGAGCGTGTCCAAGGTCCCGCTGACCGTGACCATCCCCGGCGGCGCGCCCACCGGGAACCTGTTCAACCCCACCACCTCCTTCGTCCTGCACGGTGGTGGGCGCTCCGGACCGGCCCGGTTCGTCTTCGCCGGCGAGGGCGGGGACCTGACGGCGTGGAACCTCACCGGGGACACCTCCCACGCCGTGGAGGTCGCCCACCCGGCCAACACGGTGTGGAAGGGCATCGCGCTGCTGCAGCGCCCGGGCCACCCGGTGCTGCTGCTGGCCAACTTCCACTCCGGACGGGTCGACGTCTACGACGGTGCCTTCCACAAGGTCACGTCCGCCGGACAGTTCTCCCCGGTCGGCGTGCCCGCCGGGTACGCCCCGTTCAACGTGGCGGTCCTGGGCGGCCGGGTCTACGTCAGCTACGCCAAGCAGGACAGTGCCCGGCACGACGACGTGGCCGGTGCCGGCAACGGCTTCGTCAACGTCTACGACCGCTCCGGCCACTTCGTGCGCCAGCTGCTGCACCGAGGGTTCCTGAACTCCCCGTGGGGGTTGGCCATCGCCCCCGACGGCTTCGGCTCGCTGGCCGGTGACCTGCTCGTCGGGAACTTCGGCGACGGGCGCATCCACGCGGTGGACCCGCGCACCGGCCACCTCGAGGCGACCCTGCGTGGCTCGAACGGCAGCCCCCTCGTGATCGACGGCCTGTGGGGCCTGCTGCCCGGCAACGGCACCGCGGGCGCCAGGAGCGACGTGTGGTTCAGCGCCGGCCCCGGCAGCGAGGCGCACGGCCTGCTCGGGATCCTGCGGTCCCAGGGCTGA
- a CDS encoding RNA polymerase sigma factor, with protein sequence MPSTDRPAGHPPPGTPPAVTAEDVGRVFRSEYGRAVAVLTRVLGSIDAAEDAVQEAFAAALRTWPQTGMPPSPPGWVVTTARNRAIDRLRREATREDRQAQAVLLHAQLQPAEPTEEGPVRDDRLRLLFTCCHPALSTAAQVALTLRLLGGLTTAEIARAFLVPEPTMAQRIVRAKAKIRDAGIPYRVPREADLPDRLRAVLAVVYLVYNEGWSASSGAELVREDLCAEAIRLGRLLVELMPDEPEAVGLLALMLLLESRRAARTSPGGDLVLLAEQDRGRWDAALVAEGQRLVRQCLRRDRPGPYQLQAAINAVHSEAVTASDTDWRQVLALYDHLLALSPTPVVALHRAVAVAEVEGPAPALELVDHLDLGDYHVFHAVRADLLRRLGRRQEAAGAYDAALALAGNARERAFLERRRAGVSTT encoded by the coding sequence GTGCCGAGTACTGACCGGCCCGCGGGCCACCCACCGCCGGGCACGCCTCCGGCCGTCACCGCGGAGGACGTCGGGCGCGTCTTCCGCAGCGAGTACGGCCGGGCCGTGGCCGTCCTCACCCGCGTCCTCGGCAGCATCGACGCCGCCGAGGACGCGGTGCAGGAGGCGTTCGCGGCCGCCCTGCGCACCTGGCCGCAGACGGGCATGCCGCCCAGCCCGCCCGGGTGGGTCGTCACCACCGCCCGGAACCGCGCGATCGACCGGCTCCGCCGCGAGGCCACCCGGGAGGACCGCCAGGCCCAGGCCGTGCTGCTGCACGCCCAGCTGCAGCCCGCGGAACCGACCGAGGAGGGGCCCGTGCGCGACGACCGGCTCCGGCTGCTGTTCACCTGCTGCCACCCTGCCCTGTCAACCGCCGCCCAGGTCGCCCTGACGCTGCGGCTGCTCGGTGGGCTCACCACCGCCGAGATCGCCCGCGCGTTCCTCGTGCCCGAGCCGACCATGGCCCAGCGGATCGTCCGGGCCAAGGCCAAGATCCGCGACGCCGGCATCCCCTACCGCGTCCCGCGGGAGGCCGACCTGCCGGACCGGCTGCGGGCCGTGCTCGCGGTGGTCTACCTCGTCTACAACGAGGGCTGGTCGGCGAGCTCGGGAGCGGAGCTGGTGCGCGAGGACCTCTGCGCGGAGGCGATCCGCCTCGGCCGGCTGCTCGTGGAGCTCATGCCCGACGAGCCCGAAGCCGTCGGTCTGCTCGCGCTGATGCTGCTCCTGGAGTCCCGGCGCGCGGCCAGGACCTCACCCGGAGGCGACCTGGTCCTGCTCGCCGAGCAGGACCGGGGCCGGTGGGATGCCGCGCTCGTCGCCGAGGGCCAGCGGCTCGTGCGCCAGTGCCTGCGCCGGGACCGGCCCGGGCCCTACCAGCTGCAGGCCGCCATCAACGCGGTGCACAGCGAGGCCGTGACCGCGTCCGACACCGACTGGCGGCAGGTGCTGGCGCTCTACGACCACCTGCTCGCCCTCTCCCCCACTCCCGTCGTGGCGCTCCATCGCGCGGTGGCCGTGGCCGAGGTGGAGGGGCCGGCGCCCGCGCTGGAGCTCGTCGACCACCTGGACCTGGGCGACTACCACGTGTTCCACGCCGTCCGCGCCGACCTGCTCCGCCGGCTCGGCCGCCGCCAGGAGGCCGCCGGCGCCTACGACGCAGCCCTGGCTCTGGCCGGGAACGCGCGCGAACGGGCCTTCCTGGAGCGTCGCAGGGCCGGGGTCAGCACGACGTGA
- a CDS encoding MOSC domain-containing protein: protein MSAELPPHVTEIRIYPVKGEPGQVLEDVEVEAGGLAGDRRKKAALHLVSVEEDVATHPRANLVVATPTALLEASVGQRLRIGGAEVFVTGKPSGCPGVYADVVAPGSLRVGDVLLAVGAGETAAPTA from the coding sequence ATGAGCGCCGAGCTGCCTCCCCACGTCACCGAGATCCGGATCTACCCGGTCAAGGGCGAGCCCGGCCAGGTGCTCGAGGACGTCGAGGTCGAGGCCGGGGGCCTGGCGGGCGACCGGCGCAAGAAGGCCGCCCTGCACCTGGTCTCGGTGGAGGAGGACGTCGCCACCCACCCCCGCGCCAACCTCGTCGTGGCCACGCCCACGGCGCTGCTCGAGGCCAGCGTGGGACAGCGCCTGCGCATCGGCGGGGCCGAGGTCTTCGTGACCGGCAAGCCGTCCGGCTGCCCCGGGGTCTACGCCGACGTGGTCGCGCCGGGCTCCCTCCGCGTGGGCGACGTGCTCCTGGCCGTCGGCGCGGGCGAAACTGCTGCGCCCACCGCCTGA
- a CDS encoding DUF1269 domain-containing protein: MASEKDTLYVIAAAYDDVDAAVADYEAVKEIYHEVKTSHDFDAAVVAKDDDGKVKIVKKHEQPTRHGAAVGLGWGLAVGVTAALFPPVGIGLATAGAGGAAIGAVAGHASGGMSRGDLKELGETLDAGQAGLIVVYETNLADQVAANIKAANRVISKATDMAADQLADDMRRAEQTAPAAQPAATAQATTTAQTTTTS, translated from the coding sequence ATGGCCAGTGAGAAGGACACCCTCTACGTGATCGCCGCGGCGTACGACGACGTCGACGCCGCCGTCGCCGACTACGAGGCGGTCAAGGAGATCTACCACGAGGTGAAGACCTCGCACGACTTCGACGCCGCCGTCGTCGCCAAGGACGACGACGGCAAGGTGAAGATCGTCAAGAAGCATGAGCAGCCGACCCGCCACGGCGCGGCCGTCGGCCTGGGGTGGGGCCTCGCGGTCGGTGTGACGGCCGCACTGTTCCCGCCCGTCGGCATCGGCCTGGCCACGGCCGGAGCGGGCGGGGCAGCGATCGGCGCGGTGGCCGGCCACGCCAGCGGGGGCATGTCCCGGGGAGACCTCAAGGAGCTCGGGGAGACGCTGGACGCGGGACAGGCCGGGCTGATCGTGGTCTACGAGACCAACCTGGCCGACCAGGTCGCCGCCAACATCAAGGCCGCCAACCGGGTCATCTCCAAGGCCACGGACATGGCCGCCGACCAGCTCGCCGACGACATGCGGCGGGCCGAGCAGACCGCACCGGCCGCCCAGCCGGCGGCCACGGCGCAGGCGACCACGACCGCGCAGACCACCACGACGAGCTGA
- a CDS encoding chorismate-binding protein: protein MDLARFTDWEARGVLDVRHDLACLDEGGFWAVVVTFEGQATCVRFADVRPTTRMPWAAPCVDWSPLEGEWQMTLDGTAYREGVRSIRRHVAAGDVYQVNLCRVMSHPLPEDADLEALAGLLAAGNPAPHAALIRVPGAGLEVACASPELFLSRRGDRLESRPIKGTAPAAGQMLAKDYAENVMIADLVRNDLSHVCREGTVRVDALCATEEHPGLAHLVTTVSGSLRPGVTWPQIAAATLPPGSVSGAPKSSALAAIAALEPGPRGPYCGAVGWVDADRDEADLAVGIRTFWAERDAAGQRWLRFGTGAGITWGSDPEQEWEETRLKAARLIGLASGRVKA, encoded by the coding sequence GTGGACCTCGCCCGCTTCACCGACTGGGAGGCCAGGGGGGTCCTCGACGTGCGGCACGACCTGGCCTGCCTCGACGAGGGTGGGTTCTGGGCCGTCGTGGTCACCTTCGAGGGTCAGGCCACCTGTGTCCGCTTCGCCGACGTGCGCCCCACCACGCGTATGCCGTGGGCCGCGCCGTGCGTGGACTGGTCGCCGCTGGAAGGGGAGTGGCAGATGACCCTGGACGGCACGGCATACCGGGAGGGTGTGCGTTCCATCCGGCGGCACGTGGCCGCCGGTGACGTCTACCAGGTCAACCTCTGCCGGGTGATGAGCCACCCGCTGCCCGAGGACGCGGACCTCGAGGCGCTCGCGGGCCTGCTGGCCGCCGGCAACCCGGCCCCGCACGCCGCGCTCATCCGGGTGCCGGGCGCGGGGCTGGAGGTGGCCTGCGCGAGCCCCGAGCTGTTCCTGAGCCGGCGGGGGGACCGGCTGGAGTCCCGCCCGATCAAGGGGACTGCGCCGGCGGCGGGGCAGATGCTGGCCAAGGACTACGCCGAGAACGTCATGATCGCCGACCTGGTCCGCAACGACCTGTCCCACGTGTGCCGGGAGGGCACGGTCCGCGTCGACGCCCTCTGCGCCACCGAGGAGCACCCCGGGCTGGCCCACCTGGTCACGACGGTGTCCGGCTCGCTGCGCCCCGGGGTCACCTGGCCGCAGATCGCCGCGGCCACGCTCCCGCCGGGCTCGGTGTCCGGGGCGCCGAAGTCCTCGGCGCTCGCGGCCATCGCGGCGCTGGAGCCGGGCCCGCGCGGGCCGTACTGCGGGGCGGTGGGCTGGGTCGACGCCGACCGGGACGAGGCCGACCTCGCCGTGGGCATCCGCACCTTCTGGGCCGAGCGGGACGCGGCGGGGCAACGGTGGCTGCGGTTCGGCACCGGTGCGGGCATCACGTGGGGGTCGGACCCCGAGCAGGAGTGGGAGGAGACGCGGCTCAAAGCCGCTCGCCTCATCGGACTGGCATCTGGAAGGGTCAAGGCATGA
- a CDS encoding M50 family metallopeptidase, whose protein sequence is MDVVHEVWQRVYAVQPAPPSNVVLGAAVVALVLVLWSPAWSLTRHVVTIAHEGAHGVAAVLTGRRLSGIRLHSDTSGLTASRGRPRGPGMVLTLAAGYVGPGLVGLGAAALLGAGHAVGLLWGLLLLLALLLLQIRNFFGLWSVLVSGAVVFAVSWFLPTQAQSAFAYLVTWFLLLAAPKTVAELQVQRSRGAGAGSDADQLARLTHLPGLAWVGTFLLVTVGALLLGGSWILV, encoded by the coding sequence GTGGACGTCGTGCACGAGGTGTGGCAGCGCGTGTATGCCGTGCAGCCCGCCCCGCCGTCGAACGTCGTGCTCGGGGCGGCGGTGGTCGCGCTCGTGCTGGTGCTCTGGTCGCCGGCCTGGTCGCTGACCCGGCACGTCGTCACCATCGCCCACGAGGGTGCGCACGGCGTGGCCGCGGTCCTGACCGGTCGGCGCCTCAGTGGCATCCGGCTGCACTCCGACACCTCCGGGCTGACCGCGTCCCGTGGCCGACCGCGCGGCCCGGGCATGGTGCTCACCCTGGCGGCCGGCTACGTCGGACCCGGGCTGGTCGGCCTGGGCGCCGCAGCCCTGCTCGGCGCCGGTCACGCGGTCGGCCTGTTGTGGGGGCTGCTCCTGCTGCTGGCGTTGCTGCTGCTGCAGATCCGCAACTTCTTCGGCCTGTGGTCCGTGCTCGTCAGCGGCGCCGTGGTCTTCGCGGTGTCGTGGTTCCTGCCCACGCAGGCGCAGTCGGCGTTCGCCTACCTCGTCACGTGGTTCCTGCTGCTGGCCGCACCGAAGACGGTCGCCGAGCTGCAGGTGCAGCGCTCTCGCGGGGCCGGCGCCGGCTCCGACGCCGACCAGCTCGCCCGGCTGACCCACCTGCCCGGGCTGGCGTGGGTGGGCACCTTCCTCCTCGTCACCGTCGGGGCGCTGCTGCTCGGGGGCAGCTGGATCCTGGTGTGA